One Helianthus annuus cultivar XRQ/B chromosome 7, HanXRQr2.0-SUNRISE, whole genome shotgun sequence genomic region harbors:
- the LOC110867964 gene encoding auxin response factor 11 isoform X1, translated as MENQRSMFLSPEAMEDLLYKELWKACAGPLVDVPRDGERVFYFPQGHMEQLEASRNQEVDQSIPHFNLKSKILCRVVHTQLLAEQDTDEVYAQITLLPEQDQSDLTPDKCPAETPKPAVHSFCKVLTASDTSTHGGFSVLRKHANECLPALDMTQPTPTQELVAKDLHGIEWRFKHIFRGQPRRHLLTTGWSTFVASKRLVAGDSFVFLRGENGELRVGVRRAAQQHSSMPSSVISSRSMRLGVLATASHAVSTKTRFLVYYKPRTSQFIIGLNKYIESLNNGFTVGMKFSMRFEGEDSPERRFTGTIVGIEDLSRQWEDSKWRSLIVHWDESTSIARPERVSPWEIEIYTTHVPTSLAPPVASKSKRPRPLANVPNPEPACSAVSAVWNPSHEQTENGDNGRALRTQFNAGETDDKKGLLGWSVHANTNSMPQESTKLTNNSTKSSVDLKKSESVSSCRLFGFDLKSAPKSDIVPEVGPPVERREPVISDRKSDIVSKDHKMSQSKQTTLSRSRTKVQMQGVAVGRAVDLTVLNGYDELIDELEEMFEIKGKLRPRTQLEIVFTDDEGDMMLMGDDPWQEFCRMVKRILICSSQDVKRMNSGSKPQLSFSSDTEASGFSLEAAEN; from the exons ATGGAGAATCAACGGTCAATGTTTCTGTCACCTGAAG CTATGGAAGATCTGTTGTATAAGGAGTTATGGAAAGCATGTGCTGGGCCACTAGTGGATGTTCCAAGAGATGGAGAAAGAGTTTTCTACTTTCCTCAAGGCCATATGGAGcaa TTAGAGGCATCAAGGAATCAGGAAGTGGATCAGAGTATCCCTCATTTCAACCTCAAATCAAAGATCCTTTGTCGTGTTGTTCATACGCAACTGCTG GCTGAACAAGATACCGATGAAGTTTATGCTCAAATCACTCTACTTCCGGAACAAGAT CAAAGTGATCTTACTCCTGATAAATGCCCCGCTGAGACTCCAAAGCCAGCTGTTCACTCTTTTTGCAAAGTCTTGACGGCATCAGATACGAGCACTCATGGTGGTTTTTCGGTGCTCAGAAAACATGCAAATGAATGCTTACCTGCGTTG GACATGACTCAGCCTACTCCAACTCAGGAGCTAGTAGCTAAGGATCTCCATGGCATTGAGTGGCGATTTAAGCATATATTCAGAG GTCAACCTCGAAGGCATTTGCTTACAACCGGATGGAGTACTTTTGTTGCATCGAAAAGATTGGTGGCTGGGGATTCGTTTGTATTCCTTAG GGGGGAAAATGGTGAATTACGCGTGGGAGTAAGACGTGCTGCTCAACAGCATAGTTCTATGCCGTCTTCTGTAATTTCAAGCCGAAGCATGCGACTTGGAGTGCTTGCAACTGCATCACATGCTGTTTCTACCAAAACCCGTTTTCTTGTTTACTACAAGCCAAG AACAAGTCAGTTTATCATAGGCTTGAACAAGTACATTGAATCTTTAAACAATGGATTCACAGTCGGTATGAAATTCAGTATGCGATTTGAGGGTGAAGATTCTCCAGAGAGAAG GTTTACGGGTACGATAGTTGGAATTGAAGACCTGTCTCGCCAGTGGGAAGATTCTAAATGGCGCTCACTGATT GTCCATTGGGATGAATCCACATCGATAGCGAGACCCGAAAGGGTATCTCCATGGGAGATTGAGATTTATACAACTCATGTACCAACAAGCTTGGCTCCACCAGTGGCATCTAAAAGTAAACGGCCTCGACCTCTAGCCAACGTCCCTAATCCTG AACCTGCATGCTCGGCTGTATCTGCCGTTTGGAATCCTTCGCATGAGCAAACGGAAAATGGTGACAATGGCCGTGCTTTAAGGACACAGTTTAATGCAG GTGAAACAGACGATAAGAAAGGTCTCTTGGGTTGGTCTGTTCATGCGAATACAAATTCTATGCCTCAAGAGTCAACAAAGCTGACGAATAATTCCACTAAAAGCTCAGTTGACTTGAAGAAGTCTGAAAGTGTTTCAAGTTGCAGGTTATTTGGTTTTGACTTGAAAAGTGCCCCCAAAAGTGATATCGTACCCGAGGTTGGCCCACCTGTTGAAAGGCGTGAACCGGTGATTTCAGACCGGAAATCCGATATCGTATCAAAGGATCATAAAATGAGTCAAAGCAAACAGACAACGTTAAGCCGGAGCCGTACTAAG GTTCAAATGCAAGGAGTAGCAGTGGGCCGTGCAGTGGATTTAACCGTGTTAAACGGGTACGATGAGCTCATAGACGAACTCGAAGAGATGTTTGAGATTAAGGGAAAGCTTCGCCCTAGAACTCAATTGGAAATCGTGTTTACTGATGATGAAGGAGATATGATGCTCATGGGTGACGATCCATGGCA AGAATTCTGTAGAATGGTGAAACGAATTTTGATCTGCTCGAGTCAAGATGTGAAGAGAATGAATTCTGGAAGCAAGCCGCAACTTTCTTTCTCCAGTGACACCGAAGCCTCTGGTTTTAGCTTGGAAGCCGCTGAAAATTAA
- the LOC110867964 gene encoding auxin response factor 11 isoform X2: protein MENQRSMFLSPEDLLYKELWKACAGPLVDVPRDGERVFYFPQGHMEQLEASRNQEVDQSIPHFNLKSKILCRVVHTQLLAEQDTDEVYAQITLLPEQDQSDLTPDKCPAETPKPAVHSFCKVLTASDTSTHGGFSVLRKHANECLPALDMTQPTPTQELVAKDLHGIEWRFKHIFRGQPRRHLLTTGWSTFVASKRLVAGDSFVFLRGENGELRVGVRRAAQQHSSMPSSVISSRSMRLGVLATASHAVSTKTRFLVYYKPRTSQFIIGLNKYIESLNNGFTVGMKFSMRFEGEDSPERRFTGTIVGIEDLSRQWEDSKWRSLIVHWDESTSIARPERVSPWEIEIYTTHVPTSLAPPVASKSKRPRPLANVPNPEPACSAVSAVWNPSHEQTENGDNGRALRTQFNAGETDDKKGLLGWSVHANTNSMPQESTKLTNNSTKSSVDLKKSESVSSCRLFGFDLKSAPKSDIVPEVGPPVERREPVISDRKSDIVSKDHKMSQSKQTTLSRSRTKVQMQGVAVGRAVDLTVLNGYDELIDELEEMFEIKGKLRPRTQLEIVFTDDEGDMMLMGDDPWQEFCRMVKRILICSSQDVKRMNSGSKPQLSFSSDTEASGFSLEAAEN, encoded by the exons ATGGAGAATCAACGGTCAATGTTTCTGTCACCTGAAG ATCTGTTGTATAAGGAGTTATGGAAAGCATGTGCTGGGCCACTAGTGGATGTTCCAAGAGATGGAGAAAGAGTTTTCTACTTTCCTCAAGGCCATATGGAGcaa TTAGAGGCATCAAGGAATCAGGAAGTGGATCAGAGTATCCCTCATTTCAACCTCAAATCAAAGATCCTTTGTCGTGTTGTTCATACGCAACTGCTG GCTGAACAAGATACCGATGAAGTTTATGCTCAAATCACTCTACTTCCGGAACAAGAT CAAAGTGATCTTACTCCTGATAAATGCCCCGCTGAGACTCCAAAGCCAGCTGTTCACTCTTTTTGCAAAGTCTTGACGGCATCAGATACGAGCACTCATGGTGGTTTTTCGGTGCTCAGAAAACATGCAAATGAATGCTTACCTGCGTTG GACATGACTCAGCCTACTCCAACTCAGGAGCTAGTAGCTAAGGATCTCCATGGCATTGAGTGGCGATTTAAGCATATATTCAGAG GTCAACCTCGAAGGCATTTGCTTACAACCGGATGGAGTACTTTTGTTGCATCGAAAAGATTGGTGGCTGGGGATTCGTTTGTATTCCTTAG GGGGGAAAATGGTGAATTACGCGTGGGAGTAAGACGTGCTGCTCAACAGCATAGTTCTATGCCGTCTTCTGTAATTTCAAGCCGAAGCATGCGACTTGGAGTGCTTGCAACTGCATCACATGCTGTTTCTACCAAAACCCGTTTTCTTGTTTACTACAAGCCAAG AACAAGTCAGTTTATCATAGGCTTGAACAAGTACATTGAATCTTTAAACAATGGATTCACAGTCGGTATGAAATTCAGTATGCGATTTGAGGGTGAAGATTCTCCAGAGAGAAG GTTTACGGGTACGATAGTTGGAATTGAAGACCTGTCTCGCCAGTGGGAAGATTCTAAATGGCGCTCACTGATT GTCCATTGGGATGAATCCACATCGATAGCGAGACCCGAAAGGGTATCTCCATGGGAGATTGAGATTTATACAACTCATGTACCAACAAGCTTGGCTCCACCAGTGGCATCTAAAAGTAAACGGCCTCGACCTCTAGCCAACGTCCCTAATCCTG AACCTGCATGCTCGGCTGTATCTGCCGTTTGGAATCCTTCGCATGAGCAAACGGAAAATGGTGACAATGGCCGTGCTTTAAGGACACAGTTTAATGCAG GTGAAACAGACGATAAGAAAGGTCTCTTGGGTTGGTCTGTTCATGCGAATACAAATTCTATGCCTCAAGAGTCAACAAAGCTGACGAATAATTCCACTAAAAGCTCAGTTGACTTGAAGAAGTCTGAAAGTGTTTCAAGTTGCAGGTTATTTGGTTTTGACTTGAAAAGTGCCCCCAAAAGTGATATCGTACCCGAGGTTGGCCCACCTGTTGAAAGGCGTGAACCGGTGATTTCAGACCGGAAATCCGATATCGTATCAAAGGATCATAAAATGAGTCAAAGCAAACAGACAACGTTAAGCCGGAGCCGTACTAAG GTTCAAATGCAAGGAGTAGCAGTGGGCCGTGCAGTGGATTTAACCGTGTTAAACGGGTACGATGAGCTCATAGACGAACTCGAAGAGATGTTTGAGATTAAGGGAAAGCTTCGCCCTAGAACTCAATTGGAAATCGTGTTTACTGATGATGAAGGAGATATGATGCTCATGGGTGACGATCCATGGCA AGAATTCTGTAGAATGGTGAAACGAATTTTGATCTGCTCGAGTCAAGATGTGAAGAGAATGAATTCTGGAAGCAAGCCGCAACTTTCTTTCTCCAGTGACACCGAAGCCTCTGGTTTTAGCTTGGAAGCCGCTGAAAATTAA
- the LOC110867963 gene encoding probable E3 ubiquitin-protein ligase RHA4A → MGYLESSSTTSVVNSHLYSQALQMKIYQAFIFSIPILFSIILFLLFYLFYLKRTFSRRNSSSSSSIIHLRTSRTHDSSTLSQDGLKVNLEDKLTVIALDQDLYAKDSMCCVCLGEFEINEKLHQIPSCQHMFHGECIRNWLGSNTTCPLCRCSVVNTSKGGHHEPPVIPQPAMMIDVDSSPRGVVPLERSVVMLEGSSSSSMDNKLSHSNEESVVVNVQIHQS, encoded by the exons ATGGGGTACCTTGAATCTTCAAGTACAACTAGTGTTGTTAACTCTCATTTGTATTCTCAAGCACTTCAGATGAAGATATACCAAGCATTCATATTTTCCATCCCAATTCTCTTCTCCATAATACTATTTCTCTTGTTTTACTTGTTCTATCTCAAGAGGACTTTTAGCAGACGCaattcttcttcatcttcatccatAATCCATCTAAGAACCTCAAGGACTCACGATTCTTCGACTCTCTCTCAAGAT GGATTAAAGGTAAATCTTGAAGATAAGCTTACTGTAATCGCGTTGGACCAAGATTTATACGCAAAGGATTCAAT GTGTTGTGTCTGTTTGGGAGAATTTGAGATAAATGAAAAGCTACATCAAATACCATCCTGCCAACACATGTTTCATGGTGAGTGCATACGAAACTGGCTCGGTTCAAACACCACATGTCCACTTTGCAGATGCTCAGTTGTTAACACATCCAAAGGCGGCCACCATGAACCGCCCGTGATTCCTCAACCAGCCATGATGATCGACGTGGATTCTAGCCCACGAGGGGTGGTTCCTTTAGAACGTAGTGTGGTCATGCTTGAAGGGTCATCTAGTTCAAGTATGGACAATAAGTTGTCTCATTCGAATGAAGAGTCTGTTGTTGTCAATGTTCAAATCCATCAATCTTGA